In Zingiber officinale cultivar Zhangliang chromosome 1A, Zo_v1.1, whole genome shotgun sequence, a genomic segment contains:
- the LOC122031975 gene encoding TOM1-like protein 6 isoform X1 yields the protein MSLSLSLSSSSAAAVATVGVDKATSDLLMGPDWTLNIEICDSINCNRWPAKDVVKAVKKRLQHKNPKVQFLALTLLEMMIKNCGDYLHFQVVEREILQEMLKIVRKKADLQVRDKILELIDSWQEAFGGSGGKYPQFYWAYTDLRRSGVIFPKRSPDATLTLTPPENATPSVRYPQIAYGTSNGSGSRLDEAMMSEMATLSLADLSGMKTVTDLFSEMLKAVDLNDRNAVEDEVIKDLVHQCHANQKKLVESINSISDADDVLLAQALELNDNLQSLFVKYDALASGLPVPAQVSESTPSSLPVVAPQHSTTRQYNNDDNEEDDDDFAQLARRTLKMKPDVAHGKSTAPSGQSTLFNQSNNMLSTGASSVEGGASYMLGSNSLALPDPPAPIKISSKDQDMVDLFSLTLLSNPLPSHTSLPSIQYDEIKPPTSVQPTDSEPFYAPENSYVASWARKQAPTCPPQSHLQPELFDNSSAYPPPPWATSPDNVNANNPFAYNPFLSTTYQSHPLGVGAAAGYTSLHDSRLVQHFNGDGSRVHNAPATGQPMDHRPYVYTSRLFSELLSKRNSSPGLGDTGSSASETPRGGTHNERK from the exons ATGTCGTTGTCCTTATCACTGTCGTCGTCGTCGGCGGCGGCGGTGGCGACCGTCGGGGTGGATAAGGCGACGAGCGACCTCTTGATGGGCCCGGACTGGACGTTGAACATTGAAATCTGCGACTCCATCAATTGCAATCGCTG GCCAGCGAAAGATGTGGTGAAAGCTGTGAAGAAACGTCTACAGCATAAGAATCCGAAAGTTCAGTTTTTGGCTTTAACG CTTTTGGAGATGATGATTAAGAACTGCGGTGACTATCTACATTTTCAAGTGGTTGAACGTGAAATTCTACAGGAAATGCTCAAAATTGTGAGGAAGAAG GCTGACTTGCAAGTGAGAGACAAAATTTTGGAATTGATTGATTCTTGGCAAGAAGCATTCGGCGGTTCTGGAGGAAAGTATCCTCAATTTTACTGGGCATATACGGACTTAAGA AGATCTGGTGTCATATTCCCAAAACGATCACCGGATGCTACTCTTACATTGACCCCTCCTGAAAATGCAACACCTTCAGTCAGGTATCCTCAGATAGCATATGGGACGTCAAATGGTTCTGGATCAAGACTAGACGAAGCAATGATGTCTGAAATGGCAACCCTAAG TTTAGCAGACCTTTCTGGCATGAAGACTGTGACAGATCTGTTCAGCGAGATGCTGAAAGCTGTGGATCTAAATGATCGCAAT GCTGTAGAAGATGAAGTAATCAAAGACCTTGTGCACCAGTGCCATGCCAACCAAAAAAAGCTAGTTGAATCTATCAATTCAATCAG TGACGCTGATGATGTGCTTCTAGCTCAAGCCCTTGAATTGAATGATAACCTGCAGAGCTTATTTGTAAAGTATGATGCATTAGCTTCTGGCTTGCCGGTTCCAGCCCAAGTATCTGAATCGACACCAAGTTCATTGCCCGtggttgcacctcaacattccaCAACAAGGCAATACAACAATGACGAcaatgaagaagatgatgatgattttGCTCAGTTAGCTCGCAG GACATTAAAAATGAAACCAGATGTCGCTCATGGCAAATCTACTGCACCCAGTGGCCAGTCGACTTTGTTTAACCAAAGCAATAATATGCTTTCGACTGGTGCATCAAGTGTAGAGGGAGGAGCATCATACATGTTGGGAAGTAATTCCTTGGCATTGCCTGATCCTCCGGCCCCGATCAAAATTTCCAGTAAAGACCAAGACATGGTTGACCTTTTCAGTCTCACCTTATTATCAAACCCATTGCCCTCTCATACTTCACTGCCGTCTATTCAATATGATGAAATCAAACCTCCAACATCTGTTCAGCCAACTGATTCTGAGCCATTTTATGCTCCTGAAAATAGTTATGTCGCCTCGTGGGCTAGAAAACAAGCCCCTACATGTCCACCACAATCGCACCTTCAACCAGAGCTGTTCGATAATTCATCTGCCTATCCTCCTCCACCATGGGCTACCTCTCCCGACAATGTCAATGCTAACAATCCCTTCGCTTATAATCCCTTCCTGTCAACTACTTATCAAAGCCATCCATTAGGAGTTGGTGCTGCTGCCGGTTACACTTCTCTCCATGATTCCCGACTCGTGCAACACTTCAATGGAGATGGCTCGAGGGTACATAATGCACCAGCAACAGGACAACCAATGGATCATCGACCTTATGTTTATACAAGCAGGTTATTTAGTGAATTGCTAAGCAAGAGAAATTCCAGTCCAGGTCTCGGCGACACGGGTAGCTCCGCTTCTGAAACGCCTCGCGGAGGCACTCACAATGAAAGAAAATAA
- the LOC122031975 gene encoding TOM1-like protein 6 isoform X2: protein MMIKNCGDYLHFQVVEREILQEMLKIVRKKADLQVRDKILELIDSWQEAFGGSGGKYPQFYWAYTDLRRSGVIFPKRSPDATLTLTPPENATPSVRYPQIAYGTSNGSGSRLDEAMMSEMATLSLADLSGMKTVTDLFSEMLKAVDLNDRNAVEDEVIKDLVHQCHANQKKLVESINSISDADDVLLAQALELNDNLQSLFVKYDALASGLPVPAQVSESTPSSLPVVAPQHSTTRQYNNDDNEEDDDDFAQLARRTLKMKPDVAHGKSTAPSGQSTLFNQSNNMLSTGASSVEGGASYMLGSNSLALPDPPAPIKISSKDQDMVDLFSLTLLSNPLPSHTSLPSIQYDEIKPPTSVQPTDSEPFYAPENSYVASWARKQAPTCPPQSHLQPELFDNSSAYPPPPWATSPDNVNANNPFAYNPFLSTTYQSHPLGVGAAAGYTSLHDSRLVQHFNGDGSRVHNAPATGQPMDHRPYVYTSRLFSELLSKRNSSPGLGDTGSSASETPRGGTHNERK from the exons ATGATGATTAAGAACTGCGGTGACTATCTACATTTTCAAGTGGTTGAACGTGAAATTCTACAGGAAATGCTCAAAATTGTGAGGAAGAAG GCTGACTTGCAAGTGAGAGACAAAATTTTGGAATTGATTGATTCTTGGCAAGAAGCATTCGGCGGTTCTGGAGGAAAGTATCCTCAATTTTACTGGGCATATACGGACTTAAGA AGATCTGGTGTCATATTCCCAAAACGATCACCGGATGCTACTCTTACATTGACCCCTCCTGAAAATGCAACACCTTCAGTCAGGTATCCTCAGATAGCATATGGGACGTCAAATGGTTCTGGATCAAGACTAGACGAAGCAATGATGTCTGAAATGGCAACCCTAAG TTTAGCAGACCTTTCTGGCATGAAGACTGTGACAGATCTGTTCAGCGAGATGCTGAAAGCTGTGGATCTAAATGATCGCAAT GCTGTAGAAGATGAAGTAATCAAAGACCTTGTGCACCAGTGCCATGCCAACCAAAAAAAGCTAGTTGAATCTATCAATTCAATCAG TGACGCTGATGATGTGCTTCTAGCTCAAGCCCTTGAATTGAATGATAACCTGCAGAGCTTATTTGTAAAGTATGATGCATTAGCTTCTGGCTTGCCGGTTCCAGCCCAAGTATCTGAATCGACACCAAGTTCATTGCCCGtggttgcacctcaacattccaCAACAAGGCAATACAACAATGACGAcaatgaagaagatgatgatgattttGCTCAGTTAGCTCGCAG GACATTAAAAATGAAACCAGATGTCGCTCATGGCAAATCTACTGCACCCAGTGGCCAGTCGACTTTGTTTAACCAAAGCAATAATATGCTTTCGACTGGTGCATCAAGTGTAGAGGGAGGAGCATCATACATGTTGGGAAGTAATTCCTTGGCATTGCCTGATCCTCCGGCCCCGATCAAAATTTCCAGTAAAGACCAAGACATGGTTGACCTTTTCAGTCTCACCTTATTATCAAACCCATTGCCCTCTCATACTTCACTGCCGTCTATTCAATATGATGAAATCAAACCTCCAACATCTGTTCAGCCAACTGATTCTGAGCCATTTTATGCTCCTGAAAATAGTTATGTCGCCTCGTGGGCTAGAAAACAAGCCCCTACATGTCCACCACAATCGCACCTTCAACCAGAGCTGTTCGATAATTCATCTGCCTATCCTCCTCCACCATGGGCTACCTCTCCCGACAATGTCAATGCTAACAATCCCTTCGCTTATAATCCCTTCCTGTCAACTACTTATCAAAGCCATCCATTAGGAGTTGGTGCTGCTGCCGGTTACACTTCTCTCCATGATTCCCGACTCGTGCAACACTTCAATGGAGATGGCTCGAGGGTACATAATGCACCAGCAACAGGACAACCAATGGATCATCGACCTTATGTTTATACAAGCAGGTTATTTAGTGAATTGCTAAGCAAGAGAAATTCCAGTCCAGGTCTCGGCGACACGGGTAGCTCCGCTTCTGAAACGCCTCGCGGAGGCACTCACAATGAAAGAAAATAA